Proteins encoded in a region of the Podospora pseudopauciseta strain CBS 411.78 chromosome 6, whole genome shotgun sequence genome:
- the MRE11 gene encoding meiotic recombination (EggNog:ENOG503NUJ4; COG:L; BUSCO:EOG09262GVX) encodes MPQAPEEDIIRILVSTDNHVGYAERDPIRKDDSWRTFDEIMQIAKAQDVDMVLLGGDLFHDNKPSRKSMYQVIQSLRRNCLGMKPCELEFLSDPQEVFGASTDCVNYQDPDINISIPVFSIHGNHDDPSGDGHYCSLDLLQAAGLVNYFGRVPEADNIHVKPVLLRKGETKLALYGLSNVRDERMHRTFRDNKVHFYRPGQQRNDFFNLLTLHQNHYAHTPTSYVSENMLPEFLDLVIWGHEHECLVDPIKNDITNFHVIQPGSSIATSLVEGEAVTKQVAILNITDRRFTVDKIPLKTVRPFVTREVVLAEDKRFKGLEKKQDNRQEVTKRLMTIVEEMIEQANALWESTHGGDAAEDEETPLPLIRLKVEYTAPEGSKFDVENPQRFSNRFASRVANQNDVVYFYRKKTAVTRKIPNDSKELREGVAEALESVDTIKVDTLVQEYFAQQSLKILPQAPFGDAVNQFVNKDDKHAVEMFLLESLSTQVKGLLQLDDEKVTDDLEAQIEEYRKVMEKNFVIGQHKQAQRKRRFKPKPNGWDSDVDGHWHAQPEALEELVASPPQATSKSRGGARPTSGVVFSDENEDMLEEEPVAAEPKRAARGARKTAATPAKKAAVAKKAAAPAKKATTRTAKATARGRKRGNPFEDSDEEEEDVIMEDDDFEPPPPSTRAIRGATKSTRQTTLNFASQSQNPARATQKAIEISDDEISEDDDAFETMPATSKRGKRR; translated from the exons ATGCCACAAGCTCCAG AAGAGGACATTATCCGCATACTGGTGTCGACCGACAATCATGTGGGCTATGCAGAGCGGGATCCAATCCGGAAAGATGATAGCTGGCGGACCTTCGATGAGATCATGCAGATAGCGAAAGCCCAGGACGTTGACATGGTTCTTCTTGGCGGCGACCTCTTCCATGACAACAAGCCATCTCGAAAATCCATGTATCAAGTCATACAATCTCTGCGGAGAAACTGTCTGGGCATGAAGCCCTGTGAGCTGGAGTTTCTGAGTGATCCGCAAGAGGTTTTCGGTGCATCAACCGACTGCGTCAACTACCAGGACCCCGACATCAACATCTCCATTCCAGTCTTCTCTATCCATGGAAACCATGACGACCCCAGTGGCGATGGTCACTACTGTTCGCTCGATCTTCTACAGGCTGCCGGGCTCGTCAACTACTTTGGCCGTGTGCCTGAGGCGGACAACATCCACGTCAAGCCGGTTCTCCTGCGAAAGGGAGAGACTAAACTGGCCCTCTATGGGCTAAGCAATGTTCGTGATGAGCGGATGCACAGGACATTCCGAGACAACAAGGTTCACTTTTATCGGCCAGGCCAGCAGAGGAACGACTTCTTCAACCTACTGACCCTTCATCAAAATCACTACGCCCACACACCAACCAGCTACGTATCAGAGAACATGCTGCCCGAGTTTCTGGACCTTGTCATCTGGGGCCACGAACACGAATGCTTGGTGGATCCCATAAAGAACGATATCACCAATTTCCATGTCATCCAACCCGGTTCCTCCATAGCCACCTCTCTTGTGGAGGGCGAGGCGGTAACAAAGCAGGTTGCAATTCTCAACATAACCGACAGGCGTTTCACGGTAGACAAAATTCCCCTGAAAACGGTCCGGCCATTCGTCACCAGGGAGGTTGTGCTGGCGGAAGACAAACGATTCAAGGGACTCGAGAAGAAACAGGACAACCGCCAAGAAGTCACCAAACGCCTGATGACAATTGTTGAAGAGATGATTGAGCAAGCTAATGCCCTGTGGGAGTCCACCCACGGCGGTGATgctgccgaggatgaggagacgCCTCTTCCCCTGATACGACTCAAAGTGGAATATACCGCTCCGGAAGGCTCCAAGTTTGACGTGGAAAACCCCCAGCGCTTCTCCAACAGGTTTGCCAGCAGGGTGGCCAATCAGAACGACGTCGTGTATTTTTACCGAAAAAAGACAGCAGTCACAA GGAAAATTCCCAACGACTCAAAGGAGCTGCGAGAAGGCGTTGCAGAAGCCCTGGAATCGGTCGATACCATCAAGGTCGACACTCTTGTGCAGGAATACTTTGCCCAGCAGTCTTTGAAGATTCTGCCACAGGCTCCTTTTGGAGATGCTGTCAACCAGTTCGTCAACAAAGATGACAAGCATGCTGTGGAGATGTTTCTGCTCGAGTCACTCTCCACGCAGGTCAAGGGGCTGCTGCAGCTCGATGACGAAAAGGTGACGGACGACTTGGAGGCACAAATCGAGGAATACAGGAAAGTCATGGAGAAAAATTTTGTCATCGGCCAGCACAAGCAAGCACAACGCAAGAGGAGGTtcaagcccaagcccaatGGCTGGGATTCCGATGTGGATGGCCACTGGCATGCCCAGCCGGAAGCGCTTGAAGAGTTGGTGGCATCTCCACCACAGGCAACTTCCAAGAGCCGAGGCGGTGCTCGCCCAACCTCTGGCGTTGTCTTCAGTGATGAGAACGAGGAcatgttggaggaggaaccGGTCGCGGCGGAGCCAAAGCGAGCAGCGAGAGGAGCCCGAAAGACTGCTGCCACACCAGCCAAGAAAGCAGCagtggccaagaaggcggcaGCGCCTGCGAAGAAAGCCACGACGAGGACTGCCAAAGCAACTGCACGAGGTCGAAAAAGGGGCAACCCCTTCGAGGACagcgacgaagaagaagaagacgtgATCATGGAGGACGATGATTTTgagccacctccaccctcgacACGTGCTATACGGGGTGCTACCAAAAGCACTCGGCAAACCACACTCAACTTTGCCTCGCAGTCCCAAAACCCGGCCAGGGCGACGCAAAAGGCGATCGAGATCAGTGACGATGAGATTtcagaggatgatgatgccttTGAGACCATGCCCGCCACGAGCAAGAGGGGCAAGCGTCGCTGA
- a CDS encoding hypothetical protein (COG:K; EggNog:ENOG503P5W3), with protein sequence MATGTQPTENPDQSASASTQPNGTQPPPTNATATGEAAVGAVEGGPVVPPLLEAKTPLRKDASLKEFLNKMEDYAPIIPDAVTNYYMTRAGLPPPPQTDQRLARLLALATQKFIADIAADAYQYSRIRASNTSANNPMGNLGAAAGFPIPGQPANQPGAKDQGRGGPLGIQRPGYGGGGQGSQQNRTVLTMEDLGMAVGEFGVNVKRSEFYR encoded by the exons ATGGCGACCGGCACTCAACCAACCGAGAATCCCGACCAGAGTGCGTCCGCATCCACACAGCCCAACGGCAcgcaaccaccacctacGAATGCGACAGCGACTGGCGAGGCTGCCGTGGGAGCCGTGGAGGGAGGGCCCGTCGTCCCGCCCCTCCTCGAGGCGAAGACTCCATTGAGGAAAGATGCTTCGCTCAAGGAATTCTTGAACAAAATGGAAGACTACGCTCCCATT ATTCCCGATGCAGTGACCAACTACTACATGACCCGAGCCGGcctcccgcctccaccgcagACCGACCAAAGGCTCGCCCGCCTCTTAGCGCTTGCCACGCAGAAATTCATCGCCGACATTGCTGCCGATGCTTATCAATACAGCCGCATTCGCGCAAGCAACACCAgtgccaacaaccccatgGGCAACCTGGGCGCCGCAGCTGGTTTCCCCATCCCAGGACAGCCGGCAAATCAGCCTGGGGCCAAGGATCAGGGTAGGGGCGGGCCTTTGGGCATCCAGAGGCCAGGctacggtggtggtggacaggGTAGTCAGCAGAACAGGACGGTGCTCACCATGGAGGACTTGGGCATGGCCGTTGGCGAGTTCGGGGTGAATGTCAAGAGAAGTGAGTTTTACCGCTAG